The region ACAAAGTACCAGTTAACGGAAGCGTTTAAACAGCGTAATGTACGGCGTATTCTGCGCGTAGCCGCCGATTTGGGTCACTACATTGCCGATGCCAATGTGCCTTTGCATACAACCCGCAACTACAACGGTCAGTTAACCAATCAACAGGGTATTCATGGTTTCTGGGAGTCGAGGCTTCCCGAGCTGTTCAGTGCCAACTATGATTTTCTGACGGGACAGGCGGAGTATATTTATTCTCCCCAAAAAGCCGCCTGGCGGGCTGTGTTCAATGCTAATGCGGCTCTGGACTCCGTATTGCATATTGAACGGCAGTTAACGGAGCAGGTAGGGGAGACCCGTAAATATGGTTTTGAGGAGCGAAACGGAATTACCGCCAAGGTCTATTCGGCCGATTTCTCGCAACAGTACCACGAACGGTTACATGGTCAGGTAGAGCGTCAGATGCGGGCATCCGTAAAGATGGTCGGCGATTTCTGGTATACCTGCTGGGTCGATGCCGGTCAGCCGGATTTACGGGCTTTGGCAAACTACCAACTTACTGATCAGGAGCAGAAGGAGGAAGTAGACGAACAGAAAGGGTGGTTGAAGCGGCTGTTTAAGGCGAGGGAGGAATCCGAACCGTGATTTTAACAAGATTTAAAGGATTACACAAGATTATCCATTTAACTTAATAAGATTAATCAATCGACGGAACAAGATTATTTAACTAAACAGCATTATACATTTAATAAAAAAGGAAAGGATTAAACAAGCTGGCTTTCAGATAATTGCCATAATCTTGTTTAATCCTTTAAATCTGGTTGAAATCCCGGTTTACACGGCCAGCTTCTTCATGTACTCGGCGTCGTTCTTCAAACTAACCATCGGCGATTCAGCGTATTCTTCCTGCTCGACGAGGAAATACTTGATACCGCTGTCCATGGCGATGCGCAGCGTTTTCTTGAAATCCACGTTGCCTTTACCCAAATCATTCTGTACCGGCTTGCCGCCCTGTACCGTATAATCTTTAACGTGGCAAAGCTCGTAGCGTTTACCGTACTTCTTGAGATGCTCGGCGGTATTTACGCCCGCTACGTCGATCCAGCACAAATCCAGTTCGAACATTACGTTTTTAGGATCGGTGTTGGCCAGCAGGAACTCCTGCGGAAGTTTACCATCAAGGGGGCGGAATGAATAGTCGTGGTTGTGGTAACCAAATTTCAATCCCGCCTTGCTAACTTCTTCCCCGGCGGTATTGAACATATCAGCAATTTTCTTCCAGTCATCCCAAGTTTTTTGGGGCCCA is a window of Spirosoma linguale DSM 74 DNA encoding:
- a CDS encoding hypothetical protein (KEGG: bba:Bd0441 hypothetical protein) — translated: MYKRFIWLLTFTTFFFVNYMTASYGRAEKTAKELLVSRVAGSKYPVWQRPLWGFFAHQQINRLAVFTLPVDMIPFFKKHINFLSDNAVNPDKRRYAVVGEAPRHFIDLDAYPDTTSATLPRYYKEATDRYGEDSLALHGLVPWQIQLTKYQLTEAFKQRNVRRILRVAADLGHYIADANVPLHTTRNYNGQLTNQQGIHGFWESRLPELFSANYDFLTGQAEYIYSPQKAAWRAVFNANAALDSVLHIERQLTEQVGETRKYGFEERNGITAKVYSADFSQQYHERLHGQVERQMRASVKMVGDFWYTCWVDAGQPDLRALANYQLTDQEQKEEVDEQKGWLKRLFKAREESEP
- a CDS encoding Xylose isomerase domain protein TIM barrel (PFAM: Xylose isomerase domain protein TIM barrel~KEGG: bja:bll7636 hypothetical protein), which translates into the protein MQRRSFLKQSGLLTAGALTLSQTNLLANAPAKLISPFGVQLYSARDVMPKDPKGVMTDLAKMGYKQFESFSGAQGFLWGMEPKEMKSFLDGIGVKMVSTHFNFRGDMEKPDGLKKSIDMAHGAGLTYLLCPYIGPQKTWDDWKKIADMFNTAGEEVSKAGLKFGYHNHDYSFRPLDGKLPQEFLLANTDPKNVMFELDLCWIDVAGVNTAEHLKKYGKRYELCHVKDYTVQGGKPVQNDLGKGNVDFKKTLRIAMDSGIKYFLVEQEEYAESPMVSLKNDAEYMKKLAV